In the Ilumatobacteraceae bacterium genome, one interval contains:
- a CDS encoding valine--tRNA ligase encodes MSATDSLPELAKAYSPADAEPAVKAAWAASDVFHAEPVADDQPTYSIVIPPPNVTAALHLGHALNNTLQDVLIRYHRMRGAETLWMPGTDHAGIATQSVVEKRLLNDGVKRLEMGRQAFVARTQEWKDEYERIILDQLLAMGASCDYERTRFTMDEMCATAVRHAFFTLFGDGLIYRGKRLVNWDPATRTALSDDEVENQEVDGHMWYLRYPLADGSGHITVATTRPETMLGDSGIAVNPNDPRADELVGKTVILPIVGREIPIVADDYVVMADPESSDAKAQYASGFLKVTPAHDPNDWEIGLRHDLDVINVMGPDGAISDQYGWNDVSAEAGNFVGMSREVARAGIVEWFSERGLLENVRDYTHSVGHSYRSHVPIEPWLSDQWYVAVTDDRLRGSAMRAQDPDQSPPLPADVDARSERPGDGELQIFPPRYAKTYHQWHDNIRDWCISRQLWWGHQIPVWTRLMPLADADAAVTEALADREVDEGALIRSRWTAAGAHHLVRRVTPGEIEEAICVPPPATLRRLETDETLLEAELVAELERAGFVRDEDVLDTWFSSGLWPMSTMGWPWPEDHPETIGLLDSFNPTSLLTTAREIITLWVSRMVMFNRYFLDGQLPFADVFIHAMIQDGHGQKMSKSLGNGVDPRDIIEGHGADAMRFTLVQMTTDTQDVRMPVDLVCPHTGEAFTPEFITTPAGHVVAAPIQTSPGDPTKRMVSAYGVASGTATPTDDMPLALNTSAKFDLGRNFANKLWNATRFALKRVDAAQPVATPVDVSERPFPDRWIVARLARTVSRLEAALADYQFNAYADTLYDFVWHDVCDRYLEMVKPTIDDDHQQQAVLVSVLDAVLRIMHPVCPFVTEALWPHVTAARCGDVDGLSLPPSELLAGAAWPVVDPALDDSGAIDTWQRADQLIGAIRTVRGAQSIPPRKRITVHAPSETMTLIARADGVVEVLAGVGELVDIAGERPTVASPITFEGAEILLSGLLDDVDLDQERDRLQKIIDGKTKQIAGFHGRLANEGFLANAKPEIVADTRTMLAAAEADLAAARTALTNLG; translated from the coding sequence ATGAGTGCCACCGATTCACTTCCCGAGCTCGCCAAGGCGTACTCCCCCGCCGACGCCGAACCCGCCGTCAAGGCGGCATGGGCGGCGTCCGACGTGTTCCACGCCGAGCCGGTCGCCGACGATCAGCCCACCTATTCGATCGTAATCCCGCCACCGAACGTCACGGCGGCGCTCCACCTGGGCCACGCACTCAACAACACCCTCCAAGACGTCCTGATCCGGTACCACCGGATGCGCGGCGCCGAGACACTCTGGATGCCCGGCACCGACCACGCCGGCATCGCCACGCAGTCGGTCGTCGAGAAGCGACTCCTCAACGACGGCGTCAAGCGTCTCGAGATGGGACGCCAGGCGTTCGTCGCCCGCACCCAGGAGTGGAAGGACGAGTACGAGCGGATCATCCTCGACCAACTCCTCGCGATGGGCGCCTCGTGCGACTACGAGCGCACCCGCTTCACGATGGACGAGATGTGCGCCACCGCGGTGCGCCACGCGTTCTTCACGCTCTTCGGCGACGGGCTGATCTACCGCGGCAAGCGCCTCGTCAACTGGGACCCGGCGACCCGCACGGCGCTGTCCGACGACGAGGTCGAGAACCAGGAGGTCGACGGTCACATGTGGTACCTGCGGTACCCGCTCGCCGACGGCTCCGGGCACATCACCGTCGCCACGACGCGCCCCGAGACGATGCTCGGCGACTCCGGCATCGCCGTCAACCCGAACGACCCGAGGGCCGACGAACTCGTCGGCAAGACCGTGATCCTCCCGATCGTCGGTCGCGAGATCCCGATCGTCGCCGACGACTACGTCGTGATGGCCGATCCCGAGAGTTCCGACGCCAAGGCCCAGTACGCGTCCGGGTTCCTCAAGGTCACGCCGGCGCACGATCCGAACGACTGGGAGATCGGCCTCCGACACGACCTCGACGTCATCAACGTCATGGGCCCCGACGGCGCGATCTCCGACCAGTACGGCTGGAACGACGTGTCGGCCGAGGCGGGCAACTTCGTCGGGATGTCGCGCGAAGTGGCGCGTGCCGGCATCGTCGAGTGGTTCAGCGAACGAGGGCTACTCGAGAACGTTCGTGACTACACGCACTCGGTCGGCCACTCCTACCGCAGCCACGTGCCGATCGAGCCGTGGCTCAGCGATCAGTGGTACGTCGCGGTCACCGACGACCGCCTGCGTGGTTCGGCGATGCGGGCCCAGGACCCCGACCAGTCGCCGCCGCTGCCCGCCGACGTGGACGCTCGGTCAGAGCGTCCCGGTGACGGCGAACTCCAGATCTTCCCGCCGCGCTACGCGAAGACCTACCACCAGTGGCACGACAACATCCGCGACTGGTGCATCAGCCGTCAGCTGTGGTGGGGTCACCAGATCCCGGTCTGGACGCGGCTGATGCCGCTCGCCGACGCAGATGCCGCCGTCACCGAGGCGCTCGCCGACCGCGAGGTCGACGAGGGTGCGCTGATCCGGAGCCGGTGGACGGCAGCCGGCGCACATCACCTGGTTCGCAGGGTCACCCCCGGCGAGATCGAAGAGGCGATCTGCGTGCCGCCTCCGGCCACGCTCCGCCGTCTCGAGACCGACGAAACCCTCCTCGAGGCCGAGCTGGTCGCCGAGCTCGAGCGCGCCGGATTCGTGCGCGACGAAGACGTGCTCGACACGTGGTTCTCGTCCGGGCTGTGGCCGATGTCGACGATGGGCTGGCCCTGGCCGGAGGACCACCCCGAGACCATCGGACTCCTCGACTCGTTCAACCCGACGTCGCTGCTCACGACGGCGCGCGAGATCATCACGCTCTGGGTGAGTCGGATGGTCATGTTCAACCGCTACTTCCTCGACGGCCAACTGCCGTTCGCCGACGTGTTCATCCACGCGATGATCCAGGACGGCCACGGCCAGAAGATGTCGAAGAGCCTCGGCAACGGTGTCGACCCGCGCGACATCATCGAGGGACACGGCGCGGACGCGATGCGGTTCACGCTCGTGCAGATGACGACCGACACGCAAGACGTCCGGATGCCGGTCGACCTGGTGTGCCCGCACACGGGCGAGGCGTTCACCCCCGAGTTCATCACGACGCCCGCCGGTCACGTCGTCGCCGCCCCGATCCAGACCTCACCCGGCGACCCGACCAAGCGGATGGTGAGCGCGTACGGCGTCGCGTCCGGAACCGCCACCCCGACCGACGACATGCCGCTCGCGCTCAACACCAGCGCGAAGTTCGACCTCGGCCGCAACTTCGCGAACAAGCTGTGGAACGCCACGCGCTTCGCGCTCAAGCGGGTCGACGCGGCCCAGCCGGTCGCCACCCCGGTCGACGTCTCCGAGCGCCCGTTCCCCGACCGGTGGATCGTCGCTCGACTCGCCCGCACCGTCTCCCGTCTCGAGGCGGCGCTGGCCGACTATCAGTTCAACGCATACGCCGACACGCTCTACGACTTCGTCTGGCACGACGTCTGCGATCGCTACCTCGAGATGGTCAAGCCGACGATCGACGACGACCACCAGCAGCAAGCGGTGCTCGTCTCGGTGCTCGACGCCGTGCTGCGCATCATGCACCCGGTCTGCCCCTTCGTCACCGAGGCCCTCTGGCCCCACGTCACCGCCGCGCGGTGCGGCGACGTCGACGGACTCTCCCTGCCGCCGTCCGAACTGCTCGCCGGAGCAGCCTGGCCGGTCGTCGACCCGGCGCTCGACGACAGCGGCGCGATCGACACCTGGCAGCGAGCCGACCAGTTGATCGGTGCGATCAGGACGGTCCGTGGCGCCCAGAGCATCCCGCCTCGCAAACGGATCACCGTGCACGCCCCGTCCGAGACGATGACGTTGATCGCACGCGCCGACGGCGTGGTCGAGGTGTTGGCCGGCGTCGGTGAACTCGTCGACATCGCGGGCGAACGACCCACGGTCGCGAGCCCGATCACGTTCGAGGGCGCCGAGATCCTGCTCAGCGGACTGCTCGACGACGTCGATCTCGACCAGGAACGCGACCGCCTCCAGAAGATCATCGACGGCAAGACCAAGCAGATCGCCGGTTTCCACGGCCGCCTCGCCAACGAGGGGTTCCTCGCCAACGCGAAACCCGAGATCGTGGCCGACACCCGCACGATGCTCGCCGCCGCCGAAGCCGACCTTGCCGCCGCCCGGACGGCGCTCACCAACCTCGGCTGA
- a CDS encoding L,D-transpeptidase: MRSRLGQLATLTVAGATLIVATASAAAAVPPPDSGSTTTTSVPASSTTTTTATTTTTLAPTTTTTTTTTTSTTTTTTTPPAPLVVEIPAAPQRVTPSRGTAAQVTDTLPPPPTTTTTTLPPEWVLPANSGTGRRVVYSKSRMRVWTVESDGSVSKTHLVSGRRTWNQPLPGTYQVFSRSRYTCNINNPHICWQFMVRFTKGPGGDNIGFHEIPTDTRTGYKLQSLSQLGQALSAGCVRQAPSDAAFIWDWAPIGTRVVVLG, from the coding sequence ATGCGATCAAGGCTGGGGCAGCTCGCGACACTCACCGTCGCCGGGGCGACACTGATCGTGGCCACCGCGTCCGCCGCGGCCGCCGTCCCACCACCCGACTCCGGGTCGACCACGACGACCAGCGTGCCGGCGTCGTCGACCACCACGACCACCGCCACGACGACGACGACCCTGGCGCCGACGACGACCACCACCACCACCACCACGACGAGCACCACGACGACCACGACCACACCACCCGCACCGCTCGTGGTCGAGATCCCGGCCGCCCCGCAGCGCGTCACGCCGAGTCGAGGCACGGCCGCACAGGTCACCGACACGCTGCCGCCGCCTCCGACCACGACGACGACCACCCTGCCCCCCGAGTGGGTGCTGCCCGCCAACTCCGGGACCGGACGCCGCGTCGTCTACTCCAAGTCGCGCATGCGGGTCTGGACCGTCGAGAGCGACGGGTCGGTCTCCAAGACGCACCTCGTGTCGGGCCGTCGCACCTGGAACCAACCGCTGCCGGGCACCTACCAGGTGTTCTCCCGCTCCCGGTACACCTGCAACATCAACAACCCGCACATCTGCTGGCAGTTCATGGTGCGGTTCACCAAGGGGCCGGGCGGCGACAACATCGGGTTCCACGAGATCCCGACCGACACCCGCACCGGCTACAAGCTGCAGTCGCTGAGCCAACTCGGTCAGGCCCTGTCGGCCGGCTGTGTGCGCCAGGCCCCGAGCGACGCCGCGTTCATCTGGGACTGGGCGCCGATCGGCACCCGCGTCGTCGTCCTCGGCTGA
- a CDS encoding LCP family protein: MATSKPRRTWPQRLTFVTVIVASLACFATAAGLAAGQWVLSQRRLVDIDPVDPATLNASGDGPTIILPGATTTLPSDAGAPTTSIVLAEPDAANFLVVGSDNGGCSDQIGTGDRDDLGERSDTIMVWRANPETNQLAVLSFPRDLYVDIGGRRDRINTAYRRDDPTRLIETIAANFGVPVDHYVQVDFCAFRELVNSVGGVEVPFAMPARDRRSGLAVPTTGCVNLEGDMALAYVRSRHYEYEDPAGSGNWEQDGTSDFGRIARQQDFLRRVVAKVINDGLTSPSVASALITTNRKYLVTDTGLTVNRMLEFANTLRRLDPADITTYRIESSSETLSNGDKVERPRIGGSNMQAILSVFSGQARLADAPDQVFATTTTAAPRTTTTTSPDNGSSADETTEDTTDESVTTTTLPVIEAEENTVGIVPDRDSICN; this comes from the coding sequence ATGGCCACCTCGAAACCCCGCCGCACCTGGCCGCAACGACTCACGTTCGTCACCGTCATCGTCGCCTCGCTGGCGTGTTTCGCCACCGCCGCTGGCCTCGCGGCCGGACAGTGGGTGCTCTCCCAGCGACGCCTCGTCGACATCGATCCGGTCGATCCCGCCACGCTGAACGCCTCGGGGGACGGCCCGACGATCATCCTGCCCGGAGCGACGACGACGCTGCCGTCAGACGCCGGCGCACCGACGACCAGCATCGTGCTCGCCGAACCCGACGCCGCGAACTTCCTCGTGGTCGGGTCGGACAACGGCGGCTGCAGCGACCAGATCGGCACCGGCGACCGCGACGACCTGGGCGAGCGCAGCGACACGATCATGGTCTGGCGTGCCAACCCCGAGACCAACCAGCTCGCCGTCCTCTCCTTCCCACGCGACCTCTACGTCGACATCGGCGGCCGGCGCGATCGCATCAACACCGCCTATCGCCGCGACGACCCGACTCGACTGATCGAGACCATCGCCGCCAACTTCGGCGTACCGGTCGACCACTACGTGCAGGTCGACTTCTGCGCATTCCGCGAACTCGTCAACTCCGTCGGCGGTGTCGAAGTGCCGTTCGCCATGCCGGCGCGCGACCGCCGCAGCGGCCTGGCGGTGCCCACCACCGGTTGTGTCAACCTCGAGGGCGACATGGCACTCGCGTACGTGCGGTCCCGCCACTACGAGTACGAGGATCCGGCGGGCAGCGGCAACTGGGAACAGGACGGCACGTCCGACTTCGGGCGGATCGCACGCCAGCAGGATTTCCTGCGCCGCGTCGTCGCGAAGGTGATCAACGACGGTCTGACCTCGCCGAGCGTCGCGTCGGCGCTGATCACCACCAACCGGAAGTACCTCGTGACCGACACCGGCCTGACCGTGAACCGGATGCTCGAGTTCGCCAACACGCTGCGGCGGCTCGACCCGGCCGACATCACGACCTACCGCATCGAGTCGTCGAGCGAGACACTCTCCAACGGCGACAAGGTCGAGCGTCCCCGCATCGGTGGCAGCAACATGCAGGCGATCCTGTCGGTGTTCTCCGGACAGGCTCGCCTCGCCGACGCTCCCGATCAGGTCTTCGCGACCACCACCACCGCCGCGCCCCGCACGACGACCACGACCTCACCCGACAACGGGTCGAGTGCCGACGAGACCACGGAGGACACCACCGACGAGAGCGTCACGACGACGACGTTGCCGGTGATCGAAGCCGAGGAGAACACGGTCGGGATCGTTCCCGACCGCGACTCGATCTGCAACTGA
- a CDS encoding VWA domain-containing protein, translating into MGELDEAALAEALDADPDDALALLAEMTRATDVGLRELARSLAARLFLDLARHEPADAPGIGKVVSMSYRPDRGDLDVDGSLDALVQARAEQRAIDPDDLLVRAWAKPATAWCLVVDRSGSMHGAPLATAALSAAAVAARAEGEYAVLCFARDVVAPKAMWETRSVDDVIDRVLALRGHGTTDVAGALLAAGAQLRASSASRQVTILLSDCRSTEPGDVVGAAMGLDELIVIAPEGDSDEAAELAEAVGARWTTVDGPSTIIAAMSRVLER; encoded by the coding sequence GTGGGCGAACTCGACGAGGCGGCGCTCGCCGAGGCACTCGACGCCGATCCGGACGACGCACTGGCGTTGCTCGCGGAGATGACCCGAGCCACCGACGTCGGGCTGCGCGAACTGGCGCGCTCGTTGGCGGCACGGCTGTTCCTCGACCTGGCGCGCCACGAGCCCGCCGATGCGCCGGGGATCGGCAAGGTCGTCTCGATGAGCTACCGCCCCGACCGCGGCGATCTCGACGTCGACGGCAGTCTCGATGCGCTCGTGCAGGCGCGCGCCGAGCAGCGCGCGATCGACCCGGACGACCTGCTCGTCAGAGCCTGGGCGAAGCCGGCCACCGCATGGTGTCTCGTCGTCGACCGCAGCGGTTCGATGCACGGTGCGCCGCTCGCGACGGCGGCGCTGTCGGCCGCAGCGGTCGCCGCTCGCGCCGAAGGCGAGTACGCGGTGCTGTGCTTCGCTCGCGATGTCGTCGCCCCGAAGGCCATGTGGGAGACCCGGTCGGTCGACGATGTGATCGACCGTGTGCTGGCGCTGCGCGGCCACGGCACCACCGACGTCGCCGGGGCGCTGCTGGCCGCCGGAGCGCAGCTCAGGGCGTCGTCGGCGTCACGGCAGGTCACGATCCTGCTGTCGGATTGTCGGTCGACGGAACCGGGCGATGTCGTCGGCGCCGCGATGGGCCTCGACGAGTTGATCGTGATCGCCCCGGAGGGCGACAGCGACGAGGCCGCCGAGCTGGCCGAGGCCGTCGGCGCGAGATGGACGACCGTCGACGGCCCCTCGACGATCATCGCTGCGATGTCACGGGTGCTCGAACGCTGA